ACTGCCGAACAAAGGGAATGAACATAATACTTGACTATTTAACTTATATATACATAATTTATTATATATAGAAATAGTTTAAGCGAGGTATAGTTGTGAAAAAAATATTGGTACTTTTATTATTGAGTTTAACATTAAGCGGTTTCCTTTTTGCTGAATCTGCAGATTATACAAATTATAGTGAATTGAAAGAGCTGCTTGAGTCTGATGCAGATGATTATCTGCTTCTGGATGTCAGGACAGGACCCGAGTTTGAACAATCCCATATACCCGGTGCACTTAATATTCCCTATGATCTGCTTCCGGATGCTCTTCCTGTCGGAACTGCTAAAGACAAGACAATAATCGTGTACTGCCGCAGTGGAAACCGTTCAGGAACTGCCCGCAGAATACTCAGCAAGG
Above is a genomic segment from Oceanispirochaeta sp. M1 containing:
- a CDS encoding rhodanese-like domain-containing protein: MKKILVLLLLSLTLSGFLFAESADYTNYSELKELLESDADDYLLLDVRTGPEFEQSHIPGALNIPYDLLPDALPVGTAKDKTIIVYCRSGNRSGTARRILSKAGYTELHDFGGISRWKGDLK